Below is a genomic region from Granulicella sp. L56.
GAAGGCCACTCTGTAAGCTGGGTAACAGTCTCAACCAGTTCCTCGTCCTCGCGCCAACGGGCTCCAACGACGGTACGCGTCACAGCATCCAGAGCCTTACGAATCCTCTGCCGACGAACCTCAACATCGGCCACGACAAAGCTCTTCTCCAGCGTCGTTTCATACTCACTCGGCGACTTCAGAGCAATCGGCTCGTCTCCGAACAGCACCCGATGCCCATAAGTCACAGAACCGGCCTCGTAACCACCAAAACTGACTTTTACCAGCTTCGCTCCCAGCAGCGCGACCATCCAGCGCACAGGGCGCACGAACCGTTCGGGCCGGCCAGCGCGCCAGTACATGTTCTTGGCCCAGTAAATTCCCGCAAGCTCTTTGGGCAACTCAGACGCGATCACATCTGCTGCGTTGAGCCCTTGTTTTGTTGAGGTCGCCGCTATGTACTCCCCCTTGGGAGTGGTGATGGTCTTAAGGGAAGCGACAGTTATACCCGCTTTTTTGGCAAATGCCTCCGCGGCAGGAGTGGGCACACCGTCTTTATAAGCCACCTTTACCGAGGGGCCAACCAACTCTTCAGTGATGTCCTGCTGGCGCTCGGCCACGTTCGCCACCCAGACAGCGAGGCGCCGGGGCGTGGCGAAGCTCTTGCTCGCAACTCCGGCAGAGACAAGCCTCTCCCGCTCCAGCATTGCCACCACGCGCTGCTGCAACTCTGCCTGCGCGCCGGCAATCATGCGCGCGGGAATTTCTTCCAGACCAATCTCGAACAGAAACTCCGCCATAACCTTCCTTACGTTTTCGATATTTCGCTTGAAATGATTCGCTAAACTGCTGCTTCTAAGAGTTGCCCCTGCGCGGCGTAGATCCTGGCCACACCTACGACCAGCGTCCTGATCCGGGCCATGACTCCCACTCGCTCCGTGACGGAGATAGCTCCGCGCGCGTCCAGCAGGTTGAAGACATGAGAGCACTTAAGGGCCAGCTCATAAGCTCCCAGCACAGGGAAACGCTTCAGTTCGAGGGGGTCCATCTTTTCAAAATTCTTAGCCTGATTCAGCAGGCTAAGGCACTCTGACTCGTAGAGGTTCAAATGCTCCCACAGCTTACTGACATCGGCATAATCAAAGCTGTACGCCGAGAACTGCTCCTCTTCCGCAAGCCGCATTTCGCCGTAAGTCACCTTGCGGCCAGTATCTGGCTCAACTGCCCAGACGATGTCGTAAATGGAATCCACATCCTGCAAAAATCCCGCGATTCGCTCCAATCCGTAGGTAATCTCACCGCAGATCGGATCGAGGTCCATGCCTCCGCATTGCTGAAAGTAGGTGAACTGCGTGATCTCGAGGCCGTCGAGCATAACCTGCCACCCTACACCCCAGGCTCCGCCCACGGGCCACTCCCAGTTGTCTTCTTCAAACTTGATATCGTGCTCGCGAAGGTCAATTCCTATCGCCGTCAGCGACTCCAGGTACAGCTCCTGAATACGCACCGGAGGTGGTTTAAGGATGACCTGCAGTTGAGTATGGCGGAAGAGACGATTGGGGTTTTCGCCGTAACGGCCATCGGCAGGGCGGCGCGAAGGCTGCGCGTAGGCAATCCGAACCGGCTTGGGGCCGAGCACGCGCAGAAAGGTGTCGGGCGACATCGTGCCTGCGCCAACTTCAACATCGTAGGGCTGTTGCAGCACACAGCCCTGGTCGGCCCAGAACCGCTGCAAGGTAAATAAAAGCTCCTGAAATGTAAGCGCTGCCTTCTTCTCGCCTGTCGCCTGCATGGGTCTCTTTTCTGCTAACTATTTATGTACTCAATTATCCAGTTATTTAACCGATTCTAAATGGTGTTCATTTTTGGAAGAAGTTCAGAGGGTATTTTTACCGGTTCGAGTCAAAACACGGGCGCTGGCCAGCTTTCGTTCAAGATGGCGCTCCAGGGTGTCGATGGCGAATCGCTGTAGGTTTGCCAGTTGCTGGGCTTGCCATTGCTCCTTTGCCAGTTCGCGCACTGTGCCGCGGAAGATGCGCCCAGCGATGGCTGCGGACTCCGCCGGGAGCGCGATGCCACTGTTCCGGCGATCGTCGGAACAAGTCACTCCATCGCTAGTAGCCGAGTACCAGACGGCGCCGCCGCGCAGATCGAGCCCACACACGACACAGTGGCCGAGCTCGGGCATCCAGCCCATCAGGCGGTTCATCCACAAAGCGAAGTAAGTGACAGGGACAGAGGTGCTTCCGACCTGAATCTCTTCAAGAACGGCAAGGGCCAGCCGGAATACCGCATCTTCAGGAGCCTGCTCAGGCAGAGCTTCTTCAAGGACTTCGGCCACCAATTGCAGAGCCGCGGTCCGAGCGTAGTCGATGGGCCGGCTTAGCGGAGAGGAAAGAATCTCGAAGGCATCGAGCCGCACAAGTTCCTGCCGGGGCCGCTCGGCGTAGGTGGCGCGAACATGGGTCATCGGCTCCAGCGCTCCACCGAAGCGGCGTCGAGAGCGCATGGCGTGTCGGGCTACCCCCTTGATGCGGCCCTGTTCGCGCGTAAAGAGGCTGACAAGGAGATCCGCCTCCTGAAAGGGCCATGCCCGTAAAACAATCGCCTCGCTCTGCCGCTCTATCATTCGCTACTCTGAGGTTCAGGGTAATGCAGGGTCGACCAATGCAAAACGCGCAGCCGTTGGGCTGCGCGTTGCATTGATTGCTGCGTCGGCTGAACTAGCGGCCGAAGTGGCTGGCGTTCTTGGTCTGGTACTCTGCCCATTTCTCGGGCAGGTCGTCGCCGGCATAGATCGCAGAGACCGGGCAGACAGGAACACACGCGCCGCAGTCGATGCACTCGACCGGATCGATAAACAGTTGCTCGGAGTCGGCATAGCCGTCCTCATCCTTCTTCGGGTGGATGCAGTCCACCGGGCAGGCGTCTACGCAAGCCGAGTCCTTCGTCCCGATACAAGGTTCCGCAATCACATAAGCCATCTCGTTAAATCTCCCTTTTTACAACTTGAAAAGCACTGGTTGTGTCTGAGCTTGTGTCTCGATTTTAGCAGCACTTGTCGGGTGCGCTGCAAATGAACTTCCCCGCAAATATAGGACTTTTCTGGACCTATTTCGAGTTGAGGCCCTTCGCGATTACTTTGCGGCCTCGGCGCGTCTGGCGGCAAACTCCGCTGGCGTGGGGATTGGGTCCAATCCTCTACCGGCGAAGAGTTCGACGAAGATGTGCTTCATCTCCGGCAGAATGAGGCCATTGGTGGCAAGCACTTCGCGGCTGTCGAGCGTGAACTTGCCGCCGTCGAAATGAGTCACCGTTCCGCCAGCCTCGGCCACCAGAAGAACTCCGGCCGAGGTATCCCAGGGGTTGAGGTTGAACTCCCAGAAGCCGTCGAGCCGTCCGCAGGCGACATACGCCAGATCAAGCGCGGCAGAACCCGCGCGGCGAACACCGTGCGAGCGCAGCGTGATCTCCTGGTAAAAGTGGACATTGGGGCTGGCGTGGCGCTTGCGGCTCGGGAAGCCGGTCGCCGTAAGAGACTCCTGCAGCGTCTTCGTCTTGGAGACATGGATGGCGCGGCCATTGAGGAATGCGCCCTTACCGCGCTCGGCGGAGAACATCTCGTTGCGAAGAGGATCGTAGATGACCCCGGCAACCATCTCTCCGTCCGCATCTGCAGCCAATCCGGGAGGACGATGTTCAAGCCCCAGCACCACGCAAAAAGCCGGAAAACCATGGGCGAAGTTGGTAGTGCCGTCGAGCGGATCGACATACCAGCGATACTCACTATCCAACTGGTCACGGGTTCCCTCTTCGCCGTAGACGCCGTGGGTGGGAAAGGCCGCCTTCAGCTTTTCACGGATAAGCTGCTCGCTGGCGCGATCGGCCTCGGTAACGATGTCCACGTCACCCTTGTACTCGGTGGAGACACCTTTTTCGTAAAACTTGCGGAGCAGAGCCCCGGCTTGGCGCGCGATTCCGTCGGCGGTATGGGCAAATTCAAATTTGTTCACTAGCTACCTCTCAGTCTTCTCACTCATAAGACTAACGCGCATCGGAATAGTACCCCGTGCGATAGCGCAGAGAATATTTGCTCCCCAGGGCCGGGTCGTTCATCTGCACGCCGATCTTACGCAACGACTGATCGTGGCGCACCCCCTGCGGAGCGTAATAGCCAATGACGTACTGGGTGCGAAGGTCGTCGGAGATGTGCGCGAAGGCTGCATCAAGATTTTTGGGATCTTCGACGTAGTAGTACTTGCCGCCGGTGTCCTCGGACATCTGGATGAGAGCATGTTCGCCGCCGGTATTGCGCCCAGCATCGGCCTCGACGGGCACAATAATGAGCGAGTAAATCATGACTCCGGCGCGCTGGGCCTGCTCTAGAGCCTGCTCATAGCGTGTGTCTTTCGTGTCGACGCCGTCGGTGATAAGGACGAGGACACGACGGCGGCCCGCATCCTGGCGGGTTTGCGAGAGTCGCTGGGAGGCGAGGTAGATCGCATCGTACAAAACGGTTTCGTCGCCAGGCTGCAAGTTGTTCAGACCGTGCTCGATCTGCTTCTTCTGGTTGGTAAAGGGGACGATCTCGCGAACGGTATCGGAAAAGTCCATAAGGTCGAACTCGTCCTGATCGCGCAGGATAGCGTTGACGAAGTGCTTGGCCGCCTCTTTTTCAAGGCGCTCGTTGTTGAAGACGCTCTCGCTTGTATCAAGGGCAAGGACAATGGAGAGCGGAGTAGTCGACTCTTTTTCGAAAAAGGCTATCTTTTGCGGATGGCTGTCTTCGCTGATCTGAAAGTCAGTTTGAGTAAGGCCGGGAACAGGCGCTCCATGGGCGTCGGTGACGTTGACAGCCACGTTGACCAGACGGGTCTCGACCTTGATGGTAGGCACCTGTTGCGGAGGCGGACGGCGCTCGATAGGGGCCTGGGGCAGCAACACGGCAGCGAGAGCAAGGGCGGCGAGCTTCATCCGCGCGTCTCCTTTGCGGCGACCAACTCGTCGGGAAAGGGCTCACCCGCGGCCCAGACGACTCCGTCAGCGAAGTACTCCTTCTTCCAGATGGGAACAGTCTTTTTGAGCGTATCGATGAGCCAGCGGCAGGCATCAAAAGCGGCTGCACGATGGGCCGAAGCGACAACGATCAGGACGCTGGTCTCGCCTACTTCAAGGCGTCCAAGGCGGTGCAGGAGAGTCACGTCGCGGATAGGGAATTTCGCGAGCGCCTCGGCTGCAAGACTGCGCATCTGGTTCAGCGCCATCTCCTCGTAGGCTTCGTAGTCGAGGAAGAGGGTCTGCCGCCCCCGGGTATTATTGCGGACGATGCCGTCGAAGACGCAGACCGCGCCGTCGGGGGCAGACTTGATCTCTTCGAGTGCCTGCGCCGAGGGGATGACCGCTGTACTGAGCTCGACTCTCATACCTCGCACCTGCTTGGTGCGCCTCCACTGACCGGAGGTAGCAGGGCTACTTCGTCGCCTTCGCGCAGCGTGGTCGAAAGTGCGGCATACTCTTGATTGACGGCCACGGCAAGCGCCCTCCAGACGTCGCTCTGCTTAGACGTTTGAGCGCGTAAAAGGCTGAGGAGAGAGTCGACAGTTGCGCCGTCGGGCAGGTCGATGGGCTCGCGCTCGCTTGCGAAGAGGTCTTTCAGGGTTCCGAAGTAGAGCACGTTGACGCGCATGTGGGTAGGATATCGCGCTAACGAGTTTAGTCGAACAGGCGCGGATTGGCTTCCTCTTCGGGCGACGGATACCAGAGGCGGCGGCCTTCAATCCGGGCAAACTTCGTCAACTCGTGCGGCTTGCGAAAGCTGCGCCCAGTAGCAGGAACGAAGATATCTTCCACACTGCCGCCGCAGGCAAGCACAGCGTCTCCGATGAGTGAGCGGTGGCACCGCCAGGGCACAGCTTCGGCACACATAATCGCCGTTGCGTCGAGGTCTGGCAGAGCCATCAGCCAGTCGATCTGAGCGGAATATTCGGAAGTCTGCATATAGTCGGCATAGCCACGGAAACTTTCGTTGCGCCACCCTCGGTTAATGCTGTCTTTGTGGGTGGGGCGGCGGCCTCCGAGCGCTTTTCTCCAGACGGGAGTAATACCTGCGGCTTCGAGGGCTGCGAAGAGAGTTGGCTGCTCGAACTGTGGATTATGGCGGGAGCGAGGGATCGTTCTGACATCAATGAGCACGCGGCAGCCGTTGTCTTTAAGAGCCTGAATGAAGACTTCGAGCGGCAGCGTAGAGTGGCCAACTGTCATCATGAAAGCTTGTCCTCTCTGCGAAAGAAAAGCGGCCCCTTTTTCGGAGCCGCTTTTTTGTTGGATTGCGAGACTGCTTTTAGACGGCTGCCTGCAAGACCTCTTCGCGGATTTGCTCATCCTGCGCTGCCTCGCGCTTCGTGTGAGGCAGAGCTACGGCAAGCACATCCTCAATGTGCGAGGCGTAGTGGATCGTAACCCCCTCGGTCTGGTCGGGCGTCAGGTCTTCGTCCACCTGCTGCTTGCACTCGATGGGCATGATAACGTCACGGACGCCAGCGCGTTTGGCGGCAAGAAACTTCTCCTTGATGCCGCCTACCGGCAGGACATTCCCGCTGAGCGTAATCTCTCCGGTCATCGCCGTAAGCGGATGAATCGGAGTATTCGTCAGCAGGCTGACCAGCGCCGTAGCCATGGTTACGCCAGCCGAGGGACCATCCTTCGGGATAGCTCCGGCAGGCACATGGATGTGCAGGTCGGTGTCCTTGGTGAAATCCTCGTCGAGCCCAAAGGATGCCGCGTTCGACCGAACCCAGGTGAGCGCAGCCTGCATGCTCTCCTTCATCACGTCGCCGATCTGGCCGGTGATCGTGAAGCCGCCCTTGCCCTTCATGCGGTTGGCTTCGATGAAGAGCACATCGCCACCCGCCGGTGTCCAGGCGAGGCCTACCGCGACGCCTGCTCGCTTGGTGCGCTCTGCGATCTCAGTGTCGACGCGAACCTTGATGCCGCCAAGGAACTCGTGCACGATCTCCGGCGTAATGACGACCTTCTCCGTTTTACCTTCGGCTACGCGACGGGCCACCTTGCGGCAGACCGTTCCGATCAGCTGTTCGAGCTTGCGAACACCTGCCTCGCGAGTGTAGTGACGCGCGATCAGGTGCACGCTTGCCGTTGGAAACTCGACAATCTCAGGATTGATGCCGTTCTCCTTGATCTGGCGCGGAATCAGGTAGCGCTCGGCGATGTTGACCTTCTCTTCCTCGGTGTAGCCGGTCAACTCGATGATTTCCATGCGGTCCAGCAGCGGCGCAGGCACCGTGTCGAGCTGATTGGCGGTGCAGATGAAGAGCACCTTGGAGAGATCGAACGGCTGGTCGAGATAATTGTCGCGGAACGTATTGTTCTGTTCCGGGTCCAACGTCTCAAGCAGCGCGCTGGCAGGGTCGCCACGGAAGTCGCGGCCCAGCTTGTCGATCTCGTCGAGCATAAAGACGGGATCGTTGGTCTCGACGCGCTTCAGGTTCTGGATGATCTGACCGGGGAGCGCACCGATGTAGGTACGGCGATGACCGCGAATCTCGGCCTCGTCGTGCATACCGCCCAGCGAGATGCGGGAGAACTTGCGTCCCAGCGCCTTGGCGATGCTGCGGCCAAGCGAAGTTTTACCCACGCCCGGAGGCCCGACAAAGCACAGGATCGGCCCCTTCATATCCGGCTTCAAGCGACGCACGGAAAGGTAGTCGAGGATGCGATCCTTCACCTTCTGCAAGCCGTAGTGATCGGTGTCGAGAATCTCCTTCGCCTTGACGATGTCGATCTCGCTGGCGGAACTCTTTGCCCATGGCAACACAGCCAGCCACTCCACATAGTTGCGGGTGAGGCTGTAGTCGGCAGCCATGGCGTTCATGCGGCTGAGGCGGGAAAGCTCCTTGAGGGCATCTTTCTTGACCTCTTCGGGCATTCCAGCGTTTTCGATCTTCTCTTTCAACTCGGCAATATCCTTTTGCGAGTCATCGAGATCGCCCAACTCCTTCTGAATGGCCTTCATCTGCTCGCGCAGGTAGTAGTCGCGCTGCGACTGCTGCACCGAGTCCTGCACCTCGCTCTGAATCTTGTTGCGAAGCTGCTGGACCTCAAGCTCCTTGGCGAGATGCTTGTTGATGCGCTCCAGACGAGCGGAGACATCCGGAGTTTCGAGTAACTCCTGCTTGTCGGTCGTTGTAAGGAACGGCAACGACGAGGCGATGAAATCCGCCAAACGGCCCGGCTCTTCGATGTTGATGGCGATGGTTTGCAGATCGTCCGACAGCGTCGGCGACGAGGTCACGATGGACTGGAACTGGCTGACGACATTGCGCTGCAGGGCCTCCGCCTCAGGCGAAGCCGTGGGCTCGATCTCTTCGATGGTCTCGGCTTCGGCCATCATGAAGGGGGTCAACTGCGAAAATTCGCCCAGATGCACACGCTCGTTGCCTTCGGTGAAGACGAAGAGGCTCTGGTTGGGCATCTTGACGACTTTGTGGACAGTCGCACGGGTGCCAATGGCATATAAATCCGCGGGCTGCGGCGTATCCTGACGTGCGTCGCGCTGGGCCACCACAAGGATGGTCTTCTCTTCACCGAGCGACTGAATGAGCTGGATGGAGCTTTCGCGACCCACCGTCAGAGGAAGAACGGCATGAGGGAAGAGCACGGTATCGCGAACGGGAAGGACCGGAACCGGTCTCTTTGCAACTGCCTGCTCTTCAGCAGTTTCTCCGTTTTTGGATGCCTTCGGTTGAATTACACTTACGAAATCGTTCGACATTGAGTGTCCCTCTATCAGATTACCAGCTATTGGATGCAGCAAGTCATAATCTGGTCGCAACCCGATCCCCTGCCCTGTAAGACGCCGTCTGGCCTCCCTCCGTCATCGGCGTGGCAGCTTTATTCATGAGGAGCTGTGGATATCCATCTGCCGCGGACTTTGCCAGCGAAAAATGCCGCCATACTCGATTTTTCATTGAAAACAAAAAAGTTAAAGCGGCGATAACAAACTTGGCTGAGCATAATAGAAGGGCCGTGACAGCATTAGCCCATTTTCCCAGATTCGAGATGAATGGATGGAGAAAAACTAGAAGACGACTCGCTTCTAAATGCTAGTGGTGCCGAGAGAGCTTCGTGCCTGAAGAAATACATCAAAAAACTCGCTCTTAGGCCAGCTCCTAACCTCATTGAGTGCGTCGACTGGAGCAAATTTGGTGAACAATTCGCGCCCCTTTTGTGTGAGCAAGTCCGGCCTATTCAGATGAAACCACCACAAAAACGCTGACTCATATTCGTTGGCTGGTATGTCGACAGAACGCAGTCCCAAGATGGAGAATATGAAGAATATTTCGGCCAAAACTGGTTGAAGCTCGATCGTTCCATTCGGATCATGGTCGGCGTGTTTGAAGAAGTTAGCCCCCTTCTTTACGTGGGCTGCAAATACCCGTCTAAACCGCTCGGGAACAGCTATGGCATCGAAAATTAGGGTTTGTGTCCGGCCCTGCTTCTTGCTGATGGCATGTACGACCTCGTAAGCAGCATAAGCAAGTGCATGTATCGAAACCTGGTCTTTGTCGCGGAACCAAAGCTCTATTGCGGTGGCTAATTGCCTCCTCGCAGCCTCCAGTTTTGACACGGTTACAGCGGCTGGTAGCTCCGGCATACACTCTTAGCCCCATACGGTGAATTAGGCTTATTCTACGCGGGAGTACCCTAGAGCCATGAGTAAACCTTGGATGTATATTATTACCGTTAAATAAATACAAACCAAGACGCCTCAACCGGAACGCTATGCTGCCTTATACCGGCCCAGAACTTTGACCATCCGACAGTGCTGGCGCAACGCAGCGATGGCGGCATCGGCTTTTACTGCGTCTTCAAAGCGAATATCCACGTAAAAAGCATACTCCCAGGGGCTGCCGGGGACTGGGCGGGATTCGATTTTGGTCAGATCCATGCCCGCTTCGGCCAATCGCACGAGCGCAGCCACCAGCGTTCCGGGACGATGCTCGATGGCGAAGGCCACGCTCATCTTGTCTGCTTTCTCCAATTCGGCGACGTCTTGGGCAGCGTCATCGCGGCGTATGAGGTGGAAGCGGGTGTAATTTTCGGCGTGGTCTTCGACTCCGGCCAGCAGGACTTCGCCGCCGTATTCGGTGGCAGCCAGCACGGGGGCCATGCCGGCAACGTCGCGCAGACCAGCTTCCATTACGTGCTTCACGCTGCCTGCGGTGTCGTAGAACGATACAACTTCAAACTCCGGATGGCTGGCGAGAAAGTGGCGGCACTGCGAAAGGGCCACCGGATGCGAGATCACCTTGCGGATGTCAGCAAGCTTTACGCCGGGCATCGCAATCAGGTTGTGGCGAATATGCATCAGGCTCTCGCGCTCGATGCGCACGGGAAGTTCCAGCAGCAGGTCGTAGTGCTCGGCGACTGAGCCGTGGAGACTGTTTTCAATGGGCAACACCGCGCCGTCGACCTCGCCTGATACAACCTTTGCCAATACTTCGGCTGATACACTGCAGGGGACAATCTCTGCGTTCCCCAGCATCTGAAGGGTCGCCATATGGCTATTCGACCCCAACTCTCCCTGAATCGCAATCCTCAAATCAGACCCCTCAAAAGTCTTATTTTAGTGCTCGCTGGCAACCTCGCCCTCAGACCCGGCAACTTACAGAAAGGCCATGTGCCCTTGCAGTGATTGATTGCAAACTGCAGAAACAAGCACCGGACATCAACTTTCAGGAGAACGACCAATGCTTTGGACTATCACGATTATCCTCTTCATTCTCTGGATCGTAGGACTCGTCAGCAGCTATACGCTTGGCGGCTGGATTCATATCCTTCTGGTCCTTGCCATCATCGTTCTTATCTTCAATCTTTTGTCCGGCAGACGAGCGCTTTAGCCCGGCCGACGAACGCGATACGGCCCACAACCCAAGCTGGAAACGGAGCGATTCAATGAACAAGGAAAATGTAACAGGTAAATTTGACCAGGTTGCAGGCAAAGTCAAACAGAAGGTCGGCGAAGCAGTTGGAGACCAGAAACTTGCCAATTCCGGCGCAGCCCAGCAAGTGAAAGGCGCGGCGAAAGAAGCCTGGGGCAACGCCAAGGATACGGCAGCCGCTGCAAGCGACAAAGCCAGCGCACAGAGTCAAGTAGAAGGCGCAGATCTGAAGCACCGCGCCGAAGACAAAGCCCATGACGTCCGCGAGAAGATCACCTCGACCGCTCAGAACGTCAAGGATAAGATCAATGCAAAGCTGGACGACGTGAAGCATCACGATGATGATGTACGGCAAGTTCACTAAGCCGTAGCAGGTCACAAAAAAGCCCACCATCACTGGTGGGCTTTTTATCGCCGCAACAGAACATCTGCCGCGACGAAGCCAAAAAACACCACCGAAATAACGCCGTTCAAAGTAAAGAAAGCCGCATTCATCCGGCGCATGTCTTTGGGAGAGATAATCAGGTGCTCATAGAGCAGCAGTAACCCCACCAGTACCACGCCCAACACAGCGACCTTGCCCAGTCCAAAGAGCACAATCAGCCAGCAGAGCATCAGCAGCATCCCAATGTGCATGGCCCGAGCGATCCAGAAAGCAGCCCCGACGCCAAAGGCCTGCGGAATGCTGTTCAGCCCTGCCTTGCGATCATGCTCGAAGTCCTGGCAAGCATAGAGCACGTCGAAGCCGCCAACCCAAAGAAGCACCGCAGCGGTAAGCACGACTATGCGGACATCGAGCGAGCCACGCACCGCGATCCACGCAGCCGAAGGGGCAATCCCTAATGCCAGACCGAGAACTAAGTGCGACCAGCGCGTGATGCGTTTCATGTAGCTATACGCCAGCACCACGGCAAGCGCCAGCGGAGCAAGCTCCAGCGTAAGTTTGTTCAACTCCGCCGCACCCACCGCGAAGAGGACGACGGACACCACAACGAAGCCGCCTACAAAATTACTGCTCAGCATTCCTGCGGGGATGGCACGCATAGCAGTTCGCGGATTTACTGCATCGAGCCGCGCGTCGACCAGCCGGTTGAACGCCATCGCCGCCGAGCGCGCCGCCACCATACAAACTACGATCCAACCCAACACACGCAGCGGAGGCCAGCCATGCGCAGCCAACACAGCGCCTGTAAGCGCGAACGGCAAGGCAAAGATCGAGTGTTCCCACTTGATCATCTCAAACGTTACCGCTGTACTCTTCCACAATGAGGTCATTCCTCTATCGTAAAAGAGATAAGGCCACGTGGCATCGCTAACGTGGCCTCTCGTTCAACCTGGACACCTATTTTTCGCTCTGAGCCGGAGCGCCCGCCACCTGCAAGTCGTTGACGACTTTGAAAACTCCGCCGACACCGTTTGCGCGAATACCGGCAATCTCCTTGTCCGACTGGCTGTCCACGACACCCGACAAGGTTACGTTTCCATTGATAACCGTGATCCGAATCGGCTTCGCCGGATCGAGTGCGTACTTGTTCAACTGCGGTGCACCATAGATGGCGCGGGCTTCAGCCAGTCGAATGCGGTCATCCATCGGGGATACGGGCGCTACGTTGATATTGTCGACTACGTCCTTTACGCCGGGATAATTCGACACGAGGCTGACCGCCGAGTCCCTGTCCACCGGCCCGTAAGCCGTGCCGCCAAGGCTCACCACACCGTCTTTCACCGCAATCGTAAGCGCATTGAAAGCCGTCGTACCGTAGCCTACACGGTCGTAAACCAGCTTTTCTGCCAGCTTATTGCGAAGGGTCGCGTCCTCGACGACCGGACCGCCGATCTCAATCAGGTTCTGGATGCCCTTCACATTTTTTACGCGGTGAGCACGCTTGTCCGCATCTTCCTTATCGCTGTAGACATCGACCGTTCCCTTCAGCGTAACCATGCCGCCCTGTACGGTAGCGGTTACACCTTTGAACCGCTTGTTGTTCAACGTCTTGGTCAGATTCGCCTGAATCTGCGCGTCGTTTGCGTTGTCTCCAGCGGTGGCAGCGACGGGCTCCTGCGCCATACCTCTTGCGACAGGGCCGAGCAATAGCACACACGATAACCCGAGGAGTCCTGCAACCTTCATGCTCTTCAATACGGACA
It encodes:
- the moaD gene encoding molybdopterin converting factor subunit 1 codes for the protein MRVNVLYFGTLKDLFASEREPIDLPDGATVDSLLSLLRAQTSKQSDVWRALAVAVNQEYAALSTTLREGDEVALLPPVSGGAPSRCEV
- the lon gene encoding endopeptidase La, translating into MSNDFVSVIQPKASKNGETAEEQAVAKRPVPVLPVRDTVLFPHAVLPLTVGRESSIQLIQSLGEEKTILVVAQRDARQDTPQPADLYAIGTRATVHKVVKMPNQSLFVFTEGNERVHLGEFSQLTPFMMAEAETIEEIEPTASPEAEALQRNVVSQFQSIVTSSPTLSDDLQTIAINIEEPGRLADFIASSLPFLTTTDKQELLETPDVSARLERINKHLAKELEVQQLRNKIQSEVQDSVQQSQRDYYLREQMKAIQKELGDLDDSQKDIAELKEKIENAGMPEEVKKDALKELSRLSRMNAMAADYSLTRNYVEWLAVLPWAKSSASEIDIVKAKEILDTDHYGLQKVKDRILDYLSVRRLKPDMKGPILCFVGPPGVGKTSLGRSIAKALGRKFSRISLGGMHDEAEIRGHRRTYIGALPGQIIQNLKRVETNDPVFMLDEIDKLGRDFRGDPASALLETLDPEQNNTFRDNYLDQPFDLSKVLFICTANQLDTVPAPLLDRMEIIELTGYTEEEKVNIAERYLIPRQIKENGINPEIVEFPTASVHLIARHYTREAGVRKLEQLIGTVCRKVARRVAEGKTEKVVITPEIVHEFLGGIKVRVDTEIAERTKRAGVAVGLAWTPAGGDVLFIEANRMKGKGGFTITGQIGDVMKESMQAALTWVRSNAASFGLDEDFTKDTDLHIHVPAGAIPKDGPSAGVTMATALVSLLTNTPIHPLTAMTGEITLSGNVLPVGGIKEKFLAAKRAGVRDVIMPIECKQQVDEDLTPDQTEGVTIHYASHIEDVLAVALPHTKREAAQDEQIREEVLQAAV
- a CDS encoding DUF488 family protein translates to MMTVGHSTLPLEVFIQALKDNGCRVLIDVRTIPRSRHNPQFEQPTLFAALEAAGITPVWRKALGGRRPTHKDSINRGWRNESFRGYADYMQTSEYSAQIDWLMALPDLDATAIMCAEAVPWRCHRSLIGDAVLACGGSVEDIFVPATGRSFRKPHELTKFARIEGRRLWYPSPEEEANPRLFD
- a CDS encoding VWA domain-containing protein — protein: MKLAALALAAVLLPQAPIERRPPPQQVPTIKVETRLVNVAVNVTDAHGAPVPGLTQTDFQISEDSHPQKIAFFEKESTTPLSIVLALDTSESVFNNERLEKEAAKHFVNAILRDQDEFDLMDFSDTVREIVPFTNQKKQIEHGLNNLQPGDETVLYDAIYLASQRLSQTRQDAGRRRVLVLITDGVDTKDTRYEQALEQAQRAGVMIYSLIIVPVEADAGRNTGGEHALIQMSEDTGGKYYYVEDPKNLDAAFAHISDDLRTQYVIGYYAPQGVRHDQSLRKIGVQMNDPALGSKYSLRYRTGYYSDAR
- a CDS encoding glycine--tRNA ligase subunit alpha, whose product is MQATGEKKAALTFQELLFTLQRFWADQGCVLQQPYDVEVGAGTMSPDTFLRVLGPKPVRIAYAQPSRRPADGRYGENPNRLFRHTQLQVILKPPPVRIQELYLESLTAIGIDLREHDIKFEEDNWEWPVGGAWGVGWQVMLDGLEITQFTYFQQCGGMDLDPICGEITYGLERIAGFLQDVDSIYDIVWAVEPDTGRKVTYGEMRLAEEEQFSAYSFDYADVSKLWEHLNLYESECLSLLNQAKNFEKMDPLELKRFPVLGAYELALKCSHVFNLLDARGAISVTERVGVMARIRTLVVGVARIYAAQGQLLEAAV
- a CDS encoding molybdenum cofactor biosynthesis protein MoaE: MRVELSTAVIPSAQALEEIKSAPDGAVCVFDGIVRNNTRGRQTLFLDYEAYEEMALNQMRSLAAEALAKFPIRDVTLLHRLGRLEVGETSVLIVVASAHRAAAFDACRWLIDTLKKTVPIWKKEYFADGVVWAAGEPFPDELVAAKETRG
- a CDS encoding inositol monophosphatase family protein is translated as MNKFEFAHTADGIARQAGALLRKFYEKGVSTEYKGDVDIVTEADRASEQLIREKLKAAFPTHGVYGEEGTRDQLDSEYRWYVDPLDGTTNFAHGFPAFCVVLGLEHRPPGLAADADGEMVAGVIYDPLRNEMFSAERGKGAFLNGRAIHVSKTKTLQESLTATGFPSRKRHASPNVHFYQEITLRSHGVRRAGSAALDLAYVACGRLDGFWEFNLNPWDTSAGVLLVAEAGGTVTHFDGGKFTLDSREVLATNGLILPEMKHIFVELFAGRGLDPIPTPAEFAARRAEAAK
- the recO gene encoding DNA repair protein RecO, which codes for MIERQSEAIVLRAWPFQEADLLVSLFTREQGRIKGVARHAMRSRRRFGGALEPMTHVRATYAERPRQELVRLDAFEILSSPLSRPIDYARTAALQLVAEVLEEALPEQAPEDAVFRLALAVLEEIQVGSTSVPVTYFALWMNRLMGWMPELGHCVVCGLDLRGGAVWYSATSDGVTCSDDRRNSGIALPAESAAIAGRIFRGTVRELAKEQWQAQQLANLQRFAIDTLERHLERKLASARVLTRTGKNTL
- a CDS encoding ferredoxin family protein → MAYVIAEPCIGTKDSACVDACPVDCIHPKKDEDGYADSEQLFIDPVECIDCGACVPVCPVSAIYAGDDLPEKWAEYQTKNASHFGR